One Streptomyces sp. V4I8 genomic window carries:
- a CDS encoding hemolysin family protein translates to MSIPLLLLAAAFLLILANGFFVAAEFGLVTVETTDAEKAAAEGDRRAHRVVESLKELSFQLSGTQLGITITSLVVGMLAEPALAELLGGPFTAIGIPEGAVSGVAVVVGMLLASAVQMVIGELVPKNWAVSRPMQVARFVAGPQHVFARLFRPVIAGLNSVANRLVRAMGIEPAEGLASARTPGELVSLARHSAQAGALEQDTADLFVRTLSLGELTAQHVMTPRVKVSALQSSATAEDVVNLTRATGLSRFPVYREKIDEIVGMAHLKDALAVRSSERLRTPVGRIARPALLVPETLPVQPLLAQLRSEQPIAVVVDEYGGTAGVVTLEDIVEEIVGEVRDEHDGQDLPELAAAPPEDGRPAWDADGSCRVDILQRIGLDVPEGPYETVAGLVADLLGRIPAVGDKAELPGWRLSVRRVGHYRAERVRLVRTGAVVEVAR, encoded by the coding sequence ATGAGCATCCCCTTGCTGCTTCTGGCAGCCGCGTTCCTCCTGATCCTCGCCAACGGCTTCTTCGTGGCCGCCGAGTTCGGCCTGGTCACCGTCGAGACGACGGACGCCGAGAAGGCCGCCGCCGAGGGCGACCGACGGGCCCACCGGGTCGTCGAGTCGCTGAAGGAACTGTCCTTCCAGCTCTCCGGCACCCAGCTCGGCATCACCATCACCTCCCTCGTCGTCGGCATGCTCGCCGAACCGGCACTCGCCGAGCTGCTCGGCGGCCCGTTCACGGCGATCGGCATCCCCGAGGGCGCGGTGTCCGGTGTGGCCGTGGTCGTCGGCATGCTGCTGGCCTCGGCCGTGCAGATGGTGATCGGCGAGCTCGTGCCGAAGAACTGGGCGGTGTCCCGGCCGATGCAGGTCGCGCGCTTCGTCGCCGGCCCGCAGCATGTGTTCGCGCGCCTGTTCCGCCCCGTGATCGCCGGACTGAACTCCGTCGCCAACCGCCTCGTGCGCGCCATGGGCATCGAGCCCGCCGAGGGGCTGGCCTCCGCCCGCACCCCCGGCGAACTCGTCTCCCTGGCCCGCCACTCCGCCCAGGCCGGCGCCCTGGAACAGGACACCGCGGATCTCTTCGTACGGACCCTGTCGCTCGGCGAGCTCACCGCGCAGCACGTGATGACCCCGCGTGTGAAGGTCAGCGCGCTGCAGTCGTCGGCGACGGCCGAGGACGTGGTGAACCTGACCCGCGCCACCGGTCTGTCCCGCTTCCCGGTCTACCGGGAGAAGATCGACGAGATCGTCGGCATGGCCCATCTGAAGGACGCGCTGGCGGTCCGTTCGAGTGAACGTCTGCGCACCCCGGTCGGCCGAATCGCCCGCCCGGCGCTGCTGGTCCCCGAGACCCTGCCGGTCCAGCCCCTCCTCGCCCAGCTCCGCAGCGAGCAGCCCATCGCCGTCGTCGTCGACGAGTACGGCGGCACGGCCGGCGTGGTCACCCTGGAGGACATCGTCGAGGAGATCGTCGGCGAGGTCCGCGACGAGCACGACGGCCAGGACCTGCCCGAACTCGCCGCCGCCCCGCCCGAGGACGGCCGGCCCGCCTGGGACGCCGACGGCAGCTGCCGGGTCGACATCCTCCAGCGCATAGGTCTCGACGTGCCGGAGGGTCCGTACGAGACCGTAGCGGGCCTGGTCGCCGATCTGCTCGGCCGGATCCCGGCCGTCGGCGACAAGGCGGAGCTGCCGGGCTGGCGGCTGTCGGTGCGCCGGGTCGGTCACTACCGCGCCGAGCGCGTTCGGCTGGTCCGGACCGGAGCCGTGGTGGAGGTCGCCCGATGA
- a CDS encoding PH domain-containing protein: MSSELPTLPVTFRPGRTRAVLLSAGAAIFVVITAVALLLEKLGPGERLSFILTGALMFGVLAMLARVKVVVDESGVTVVNIASRRRLEWAEIVQVNLRPGDPWVFLNLSDGTSLPALGIQPGIAKQRAIADARALRALAEARAIRDPEEHQG; this comes from the coding sequence ATGTCCTCCGAACTGCCCACCCTGCCCGTCACGTTCCGGCCGGGCCGCACCCGGGCCGTCCTGCTCTCGGCCGGCGCCGCGATCTTCGTCGTCATCACGGCGGTCGCGCTGCTGCTGGAGAAGCTCGGCCCGGGCGAGCGCCTCAGCTTCATCCTCACCGGCGCCCTGATGTTCGGCGTGCTGGCCATGCTGGCGCGCGTGAAGGTGGTCGTCGACGAGTCCGGCGTCACCGTGGTGAACATCGCCAGCAGGCGCCGTCTGGAGTGGGCCGAGATCGTCCAGGTCAACCTCCGCCCGGGCGACCCCTGGGTGTTCCTCAACCTCAGCGACGGCACCAGCCTGCCCGCGCTCGGCATCCAGCCGGGTATCGCCAAGCAGCGGGCCATCGCCGACGCGCGTGCACTGCGGGCGCTCGCCGAGGCCCGTGCCATCAGGGATCCGGAGGAGCATCAGGGCTGA
- the hisG gene encoding ATP phosphoribosyltransferase encodes MLRIAVPNKGSLSGPAAEMLHEAGYQQRRESKELRIVDPVNEVEFFYLRPRDIAIYVSSGKLDIGITGRDLLIDSAADAEEILPLGFARSTFRFAAKPGTANGVEDLKGKTVATSYEGIVAGHLADRGIDAAVVHLDGAVETAIELGVAEVIADVVETGTSLRNAGLEVFGEPIMKSEAVVIRRTGADGEEPKVQQFLRRLQGVLVARTYVMMDYDCRVEQLEKAVALTPGLESPTVSPLHNEGWVAVRAMVPAKEAQRIMDDLYDIGARAILTTAIHACRL; translated from the coding sequence ATGCTGCGCATCGCCGTCCCCAACAAGGGTTCCCTGTCCGGACCTGCGGCGGAGATGCTGCATGAGGCCGGCTACCAGCAGCGCCGTGAGTCCAAGGAACTGCGGATCGTCGACCCGGTGAACGAGGTTGAGTTCTTCTACCTCCGTCCCCGCGACATCGCGATCTACGTGTCCTCCGGCAAGCTCGACATCGGCATCACCGGCCGGGACCTGCTGATCGACTCCGCCGCCGACGCCGAGGAGATCCTGCCGCTCGGCTTCGCCCGCTCCACCTTCCGCTTCGCCGCCAAGCCGGGCACGGCGAACGGCGTCGAGGACCTCAAGGGCAAGACGGTCGCCACCTCCTACGAGGGCATCGTCGCCGGTCACCTGGCCGACCGGGGCATCGACGCCGCCGTCGTCCACCTCGACGGCGCTGTCGAGACCGCCATCGAGCTCGGTGTCGCCGAGGTCATCGCCGACGTCGTCGAGACCGGCACCTCCCTGCGCAACGCGGGCCTGGAGGTCTTCGGCGAGCCCATCATGAAGTCCGAGGCCGTCGTCATCCGCCGCACCGGCGCGGACGGCGAGGAGCCCAAGGTCCAGCAGTTCCTGCGCCGCCTCCAGGGCGTCCTGGTCGCCCGGACCTACGTGATGATGGACTACGACTGCCGCGTCGAGCAGCTCGAGAAGGCCGTCGCCCTCACGCCCGGCCTGGAGTCCCCGACCGTCTCGCCGCTGCACAACGAGGGCTGGGTCGCCGTCCGGGCCATGGTTCCGGCCAAGGAGGCCCAGCGCATCATGGACGACCTGTACGACATCGGCGCGCGGGCCATCCTGACCACGGCCATCCACGCCTGCCGCCTCTGA
- a CDS encoding phosphoribosyl-ATP diphosphatase gives MSKKTFEELFTELQHKAANGDPATSRTAELVGKGVHAIGKKVVEEAAEVWMAAEYEGKEAAAEEISQLLYHVQVMMVARGISLDDVYAHL, from the coding sequence ATGTCCAAGAAGACGTTCGAGGAGCTCTTCACCGAGCTCCAGCACAAGGCCGCAAACGGCGACCCCGCCACCTCCCGCACCGCGGAACTGGTCGGCAAGGGCGTCCATGCCATCGGCAAGAAGGTCGTCGAGGAGGCCGCCGAGGTCTGGATGGCCGCCGAGTACGAGGGCAAGGAAGCGGCGGCCGAGGAGATCTCGCAGCTGCTGTACCACGTCCAGGTGATGATGGTCGCTCGCGGCATCTCCCTGGACGACGTGTACGCCCACCTCTGA
- the ribH gene encoding 6,7-dimethyl-8-ribityllumazine synthase, with translation MSGKGAPELSVRNVGDLRVAVIAAQWHEKVMDGLVDGALRALHDLGIDEPTLLRVPGSWELPVVAKVLAGRGYDAIVALGVVIRGGTPHFEYVCQGVTQGLTQVSVETGVPVGFGVLTCDTEEQALDRAGIEGSNEDKGHEAVTAAVATAATLRSVSEPWR, from the coding sequence GTGAGCGGCAAGGGCGCACCGGAGCTGTCCGTACGCAATGTGGGCGACCTGCGGGTCGCGGTCATCGCGGCGCAGTGGCACGAGAAGGTGATGGACGGTCTGGTGGACGGCGCGCTGCGCGCCCTGCACGACCTGGGAATCGACGAGCCGACCCTGCTGAGGGTCCCCGGCAGCTGGGAGCTCCCGGTGGTCGCCAAGGTCCTCGCGGGCCGCGGCTACGACGCCATCGTGGCCCTCGGCGTCGTCATCCGAGGCGGCACTCCCCACTTCGAGTACGTGTGCCAGGGCGTGACCCAGGGCCTGACCCAGGTCTCCGTCGAGACCGGGGTCCCCGTCGGCTTCGGCGTGCTGACCTGTGACACCGAGGAGCAGGCCCTGGACCGGGCGGGCATCGAGGGCTCCAACGAGGACAAGGGGCACGAGGCGGTGACCGCGGCGGTGGCCACCGCCGCCACCCTCCGCTCAGTATCTGAACCGTGGCGCTAG
- the ribA gene encoding GTP cyclohydrolase II: MTTAPTLYRTEAFEDLRLDPIEQAIADIAAGRPVVVVDDEDRENEGDLVIAAEHATPEIVAFMMSECRGLICAPMEPDELERLGLPQMVEDNTESMKTAFTVSVDASGAHGVTTGISASDRATTLQLLASGSAEASDFVRPGHIFPLRARPGGVLVRNGHTEAAVDLARLAGLRPAGAIVEIAGEDGEMLRLPELIPFARKHGLTIVSIEDLIAYRRGAEHPKPAEQEPTPAEQRPALSEQRLPAQPAVRREAEVHLPTAHGAFTAYGYRSTVDGVEHVALVHGEIGDGEDVVVRVHSECLTGDVFHSLRCDCGPQLEAALERIQAEGRGIVVYLRGHEGRGIGLMSKLRAYELQERGRDTLDANLELGLPADARDYGAGAQILVDLGVHSVRLLTNNPDKTDALTGHGLKVTEREPMPVQAGEHNLTYLRTKRDRMGHDLPWLDPAPGAPAALSTCTNQ; this comes from the coding sequence ATGACCACGGCACCGACCCTGTACCGCACCGAGGCTTTCGAGGACCTCCGCCTCGACCCGATCGAGCAGGCCATCGCCGACATCGCGGCCGGCCGCCCGGTCGTGGTCGTCGACGACGAGGACCGCGAGAACGAGGGCGACCTCGTCATCGCCGCCGAGCACGCGACCCCCGAGATCGTCGCCTTCATGATGAGCGAGTGCCGCGGCCTGATCTGCGCCCCCATGGAGCCCGACGAACTGGAGCGGCTGGGGCTTCCGCAGATGGTCGAGGACAACACCGAGTCCATGAAGACCGCGTTCACCGTCTCCGTGGACGCCTCGGGCGCACACGGCGTGACCACCGGCATCTCGGCCTCCGACCGGGCGACCACGCTCCAGCTCCTCGCGAGCGGCAGCGCGGAGGCCTCGGACTTCGTCCGCCCCGGCCACATCTTCCCGCTGCGCGCCCGGCCCGGCGGCGTCCTCGTCCGCAACGGCCACACCGAGGCCGCCGTCGACCTCGCCCGCCTCGCGGGGCTGCGCCCGGCCGGCGCCATCGTCGAGATCGCCGGCGAGGACGGCGAGATGCTGCGGCTGCCCGAGCTGATCCCGTTCGCCCGCAAGCACGGCCTGACGATCGTCTCCATCGAGGACCTGATCGCCTACCGCCGTGGCGCCGAGCACCCGAAGCCGGCCGAGCAGGAGCCGACCCCCGCCGAGCAGCGACCGGCCCTCTCGGAGCAGCGGCTGCCCGCCCAGCCGGCCGTCCGCCGCGAGGCCGAGGTCCACCTGCCCACCGCCCACGGCGCCTTCACCGCGTACGGCTACCGCTCCACCGTCGACGGCGTCGAGCATGTCGCCCTCGTCCACGGCGAGATCGGCGACGGCGAGGACGTCGTCGTCCGGGTCCACTCCGAGTGCCTCACCGGCGACGTCTTCCACTCCCTGCGCTGCGACTGCGGCCCCCAGCTGGAGGCGGCCCTGGAGCGCATCCAGGCCGAGGGCCGGGGAATCGTCGTCTACCTGCGCGGACACGAGGGCCGGGGCATCGGCCTGATGTCCAAGCTGCGCGCCTACGAACTCCAGGAGCGCGGCCGCGACACCCTCGACGCCAACCTGGAACTCGGCCTGCCCGCCGACGCCCGCGACTACGGCGCCGGCGCGCAGATCCTGGTCGACCTGGGCGTGCACAGCGTGCGCCTGCTGACCAACAACCCCGACAAGACCGACGCGCTCACCGGCCACGGGCTCAAGGTCACCGAGCGGGAGCCGATGCCCGTACAGGCGGGCGAGCACAACCTGACGTACCTGCGCACCAAGCGCGACCGGATGGGGCACGACCTGCCCTGGCTGGACCCGGCTCCCGGGGCCCCGGCCGCCCTGTCCACCTGCACCAACCAGTAA
- a CDS encoding nicotinamide riboside transporter PnuC, producing the protein MNSLNSEAFTLFGQHILWSDMVGNLFGLAALALGWRRSIWTWPVQFLAGLILFGAFFGHLTGSAGKQAVVMVVALFGWWQWQRGKGETEDGHIAVRFATWRERGAMVAAAAAGTVAVALLFKAYPTLSWDPWPDAYIFVGTVVAMYAQARGMVEFWFAWLLVDLVGVPLNFANGYAFSGFVYVIYGALVLWGMRDWWLRSRRNARPVLEGAPA; encoded by the coding sequence GTGAACTCGCTGAACTCCGAGGCGTTCACCCTCTTCGGCCAGCACATCCTCTGGTCGGACATGGTCGGCAACCTCTTCGGCCTGGCCGCCCTCGCCCTCGGCTGGCGGCGGTCCATCTGGACCTGGCCCGTGCAGTTCCTGGCCGGCCTGATCCTCTTCGGCGCCTTCTTCGGGCACCTCACCGGCAGCGCGGGCAAGCAGGCGGTCGTCATGGTCGTCGCCCTCTTCGGCTGGTGGCAGTGGCAGCGCGGCAAGGGCGAGACGGAGGACGGCCACATCGCCGTACGGTTCGCCACCTGGCGCGAGCGCGGCGCGATGGTCGCGGCGGCCGCCGCCGGCACCGTCGCGGTGGCGCTGCTCTTCAAGGCGTACCCGACCCTGTCCTGGGACCCCTGGCCCGACGCCTACATCTTCGTCGGCACCGTCGTCGCCATGTACGCCCAGGCGCGCGGCATGGTCGAGTTCTGGTTCGCCTGGCTCCTCGTCGACCTGGTCGGCGTGCCCCTCAACTTCGCCAACGGCTACGCCTTCTCCGGCTTCGTCTACGTCATCTACGGCGCACTCGTCCTGTGGGGCATGCGCGACTGGTGGCTGCGCTCCCGCAGGAACGCGCGGCCCGTCCTGGAAGGAGCGCCGGCATGA
- a CDS encoding riboflavin synthase, translating to MFTGIVEELGHVTAVESLDDACRFRLRGPVVTEGAKHGDSIAVNGVCLTVVDHEGDEFTADVMAETLNRSSLGVLTVGSRVNLERPTAVGARLGGHIVQGHVDGTGEVLERKPSENWEIVKVSLPADLSRYVVEKGSITVDGISLTVVDAGPDYFTVSLIPTTLDLTTLGLKQPGDPVNLEVDVIAKYVERMLGDRLSSDQVSSDRLSSEGATAK from the coding sequence GTGTTCACCGGAATCGTCGAAGAGCTGGGCCACGTCACGGCTGTCGAGAGCCTCGACGACGCCTGTCGCTTCCGACTGCGCGGCCCCGTCGTCACCGAAGGCGCGAAGCACGGCGACTCGATCGCGGTCAACGGCGTCTGCCTCACGGTCGTCGACCACGAGGGCGACGAGTTCACCGCCGACGTCATGGCCGAGACCCTGAACCGCTCCAGCCTGGGCGTCCTCACCGTCGGCTCCCGCGTCAACCTGGAGCGCCCCACCGCCGTGGGCGCACGCCTCGGCGGACACATCGTGCAGGGCCATGTCGACGGCACCGGCGAGGTGCTGGAGCGCAAGCCCTCCGAGAACTGGGAGATCGTCAAGGTCTCGCTCCCCGCGGACCTCTCCCGGTACGTCGTCGAGAAGGGCTCCATCACCGTCGACGGCATCAGCCTCACCGTCGTCGACGCCGGGCCCGACTACTTCACCGTCAGCCTCATCCCCACCACCCTCGACCTGACCACGCTCGGCCTGAAGCAGCCCGGCGACCCGGTCAACCTCGAGGTCGACGTCATCGCCAAGTACGTCGAGCGGATGCTGGGCGACCGGCTCTCCTCCGACCAGGTCTCCTCCGACCGGCTCTCCTCCGAAGGGGCGACGGCCAAGTGA
- a CDS encoding IS1380 family transposase, protein MSKRTEWADDLSLSASGKKLVGKAGIVPVRRLADKVGLTDALGAALVRRGFRPVHDRGTVLVSAACAVLLGARSMAGIDVMRQTSLVLGSPASASTLWRTLEAIGPVQLTKIASARARTRIHVHQQLDLRPGGFPWIKVNGRELTGVTVLDLDASVVPAHSGKEGAEPNFKGYGHHPLLMFCDNTEELLVNRLRPGSAGSNTADDHISVSIEGLRQLPTRRRRRVLFRTDGAGATMEFLTWITSGGGNAANRWEYSVGHTRDDDFWKALAKVPATAWTPALDHKGQPRKDADLVEITDMLDLTGWPEGMRVIVRREPIHPKYERELKPYEKKTDYRYQAIATNTTGGQLQFLDARARSHTHVEAGIRRGKALSLNLMPSRYFKVNQAWCTLLALATDLARWFQLLATEGKLARAEPATLRTRLLDVPAKLADHARRRELKFDPAWPASTDIVDAWGAVQALPAPG, encoded by the coding sequence GTGTCGAAGCGTACAGAGTGGGCCGATGATCTGTCGCTGTCCGCAAGCGGGAAGAAGCTGGTGGGCAAGGCGGGCATCGTGCCGGTGCGGCGTCTGGCGGACAAGGTCGGGCTGACCGACGCGCTCGGGGCTGCCCTGGTGCGGCGGGGCTTCCGTCCCGTCCATGATCGGGGAACGGTCCTGGTCTCGGCGGCCTGCGCGGTCCTGCTGGGCGCGCGGTCGATGGCCGGGATCGATGTGATGCGCCAGACCTCGCTGGTCCTGGGCAGCCCGGCCTCGGCGTCCACGCTGTGGCGGACCCTGGAGGCGATCGGACCGGTCCAGCTGACGAAGATCGCCTCCGCACGGGCCCGGACCCGTATCCACGTCCACCAGCAGCTCGACCTGCGCCCGGGCGGCTTTCCCTGGATCAAGGTCAACGGGCGGGAGCTGACCGGTGTCACGGTGCTGGACCTGGACGCCTCAGTCGTCCCGGCGCATTCCGGCAAGGAGGGAGCCGAGCCCAACTTCAAGGGATATGGCCACCACCCGCTGTTGATGTTCTGCGACAACACCGAAGAACTCCTGGTCAACCGGCTGCGGCCGGGATCGGCGGGATCCAACACCGCCGATGACCACATCTCGGTGAGTATCGAGGGCCTGCGTCAGCTGCCCACCCGCCGTCGGCGCCGGGTCCTGTTCCGCACCGACGGCGCCGGAGCCACGATGGAGTTCCTCACCTGGATCACCTCCGGCGGCGGCAACGCGGCCAACCGCTGGGAGTACTCCGTCGGCCACACCCGCGACGACGACTTCTGGAAGGCCCTGGCCAAGGTCCCGGCCACCGCGTGGACGCCGGCCCTGGACCACAAGGGCCAGCCGCGCAAGGACGCCGACCTCGTCGAGATCACCGACATGCTCGACCTGACCGGCTGGCCGGAAGGGATGCGGGTGATCGTTCGCCGCGAACCCATCCACCCCAAGTACGAGCGCGAGCTCAAGCCGTACGAGAAGAAGACCGACTACCGCTACCAGGCCATCGCCACCAACACCACCGGCGGGCAACTGCAGTTCCTCGACGCCCGAGCCCGCTCCCACACCCACGTCGAGGCCGGCATCCGACGCGGCAAGGCCCTCTCCCTCAACCTGATGCCCTCCCGCTACTTCAAGGTCAACCAAGCCTGGTGCACCCTCCTCGCCCTGGCCACCGACCTCGCCCGCTGGTTCCAACTCCTGGCCACCGAAGGCAAACTCGCCCGGGCCGAGCCCGCCACTCTGCGCACCCGACTCCTGGACGTCCCCGCGAAACTCGCCGACCACGCCCGAAGACGCGAGCTGAAATTCGACCCCGCCTGGCCCGCATCCACCGACATCGTCGACGCCTGGGGCGCCGTCCAGGCCCTGCCCGCCCCCGGCTGA
- a CDS encoding RNA polymerase sigma-70 factor codes for MTTALADEFETHRPRLFGLAYRMLGSAEEAEDTVQDAYLRFSGADRTGIEYPAAWLAKVVTNLCLTRLTSARARHEQYVGPWLPEPVVTSDGVLGPLESAEQRDAVSMAMLVLLERLTPTERAVYVLREAFAYGHREIAETLDLTEANCRQLYRRAVQRVGEERTRFESTPERQEELVRSFLTAARDGDLGGLEKLLAADVVWSSDGGGKASAALRPIEGRDKVFRFLAGATRTFLVGVDFTAVEINGTTALAVWEGDTLLSVVAFELRDGLIAHARAVANPDKLDFVRRQLARA; via the coding sequence ATGACCACCGCGCTCGCCGACGAGTTCGAGACCCATCGCCCGCGGCTGTTCGGCCTGGCGTATCGCATGCTGGGCTCGGCCGAGGAGGCCGAGGACACCGTCCAGGACGCGTATCTGCGCTTCAGCGGCGCCGACCGCACCGGGATCGAGTATCCGGCGGCCTGGCTCGCCAAAGTCGTGACCAACCTCTGTCTCACCCGGCTGACCTCGGCCAGGGCCCGGCACGAGCAGTACGTCGGGCCCTGGCTGCCGGAGCCCGTGGTCACCTCGGACGGCGTCCTCGGGCCGCTGGAATCCGCCGAGCAGCGGGACGCCGTGTCCATGGCGATGCTGGTGCTGCTGGAACGGCTCACCCCGACCGAGCGCGCCGTGTACGTGCTGCGGGAGGCGTTCGCGTACGGCCACCGGGAGATCGCCGAGACGCTGGATCTGACCGAGGCCAACTGCCGGCAGCTCTACCGGCGGGCGGTCCAGCGGGTCGGTGAGGAGCGGACGCGGTTCGAGTCGACTCCCGAGCGGCAGGAGGAGCTGGTCAGGTCGTTTCTCACGGCGGCCCGCGACGGCGACCTGGGCGGCCTGGAGAAGCTGCTGGCCGCCGATGTCGTCTGGTCGAGCGACGGCGGCGGCAAGGCCTCGGCGGCCCTGCGGCCGATCGAGGGCCGGGACAAGGTGTTCCGCTTCCTCGCGGGTGCGACGCGGACGTTCCTGGTCGGCGTGGACTTCACGGCGGTCGAGATCAACGGCACGACCGCGCTGGCCGTGTGGGAGGGCGACACCCTGCTCTCGGTGGTGGCGTTCGAGCTGCGGGACGGGCTGATCGCGCATGCGCGGGCCGTGGCGAACCCGGACAAGCTGGACTTCGTGCGTCGGCAGCTGGCACGGGCGTAG
- a CDS encoding SDR family oxidoreductase, producing the protein MTTILVTGGTGTLGRLVTERLRADGHEVRVLSRHAQPYAVDLRKGGPGLDAALDGVDTVVHCASSPNGGDEEAAAHLITAARRGGVRHLVYISIVGVDRVPFGYYKSKLAVERLVEESGIGWTVLRATQFHDLLVRVLGILSKSPVLLLPAHVKDQPIEVAEVADRLAELALGAPAGRVEDMGGPEVRTFDSLARAYLKATGRRRLVLRVPLRGKAYEAFRSGGHLAPEHVVGKGTFEEYLGRRV; encoded by the coding sequence ATGACCACGATCCTGGTGACCGGCGGCACCGGAACACTCGGCAGGCTCGTCACCGAGCGGTTGCGGGCGGACGGGCACGAGGTACGGGTGCTCAGCCGGCACGCCCAGCCGTACGCCGTCGACCTGCGCAAGGGCGGGCCGGGCCTGGACGCGGCGTTGGACGGCGTGGACACGGTCGTGCACTGCGCGAGCTCACCGAACGGCGGTGACGAGGAGGCGGCGGCGCACCTGATCACCGCGGCGCGGAGGGGCGGCGTACGGCACCTCGTGTACATCTCGATCGTCGGCGTCGACCGGGTGCCGTTCGGCTACTACAAGAGCAAGCTCGCCGTGGAGCGGCTGGTGGAGGAGTCGGGGATCGGCTGGACCGTGCTGCGCGCGACCCAGTTCCACGATCTGCTGGTGCGGGTGCTGGGGATCCTGTCCAAGTCGCCGGTGCTGCTGCTGCCGGCCCACGTGAAGGACCAGCCCATCGAGGTCGCGGAGGTCGCGGACCGGCTGGCCGAACTGGCCCTCGGCGCCCCGGCCGGCCGGGTCGAGGACATGGGCGGCCCCGAGGTACGCACCTTCGACTCCCTGGCCCGCGCCTACCTCAAGGCAACGGGCCGCAGGAGGCTCGTCCTGCGCGTCCCGCTGCGGGGGAAGGCGTACGAGGCCTTCCGCTCGGGCGGTCATCTGGCGCCGGAGCATGTGGTGGGCAAGGGGACGTTCGAGGAGTATCTGGGGCGGCGGGTCTGA
- a CDS encoding ROK family transcriptional regulator: MPASPSTARAINDRLALRLLQQEGPLTAGQLKQLTGLSRPTVADLVERLTDAGLIAVVGEAGEQRRGPNAKLYGIVADRAHLAALDVRTEGVSVVVSDLVGAVLAEASVPIGGDMGTGPAVEQAVTLVERVAKEAGADRLHTVGIGAPGLIDPATGELRNSTGLPEWHRRLVAALQERFPEARVNVENETNLAALAEQRDGAARDRDTFVLLWLGHGTGAAVVLDGALRRGASGGTGEIGFLPVPGTPGPPSAVDCEGGFHSLAGSAAIVELAGAYGLSAEGGSVREPVAAGVVRGAVGWVVGGPTVSGGDPASADRFLDTLADRLALGVASVVAVLDPGCVVLGGEVGQAGGEVLAGRVEERVRRMSPLATVVRTTSLGGSAVLRGALLTARDAAQDDLFTPPDR; this comes from the coding sequence ATGCCCGCATCCCCGAGCACCGCCCGGGCCATCAACGACCGGCTCGCCCTGCGACTGCTCCAGCAGGAAGGCCCGTTGACGGCAGGGCAGCTGAAACAGCTGACCGGCCTGTCCCGGCCGACCGTCGCCGACCTCGTCGAGCGCCTCACCGACGCCGGTCTCATCGCGGTGGTCGGCGAGGCCGGGGAACAGCGGCGGGGGCCGAACGCGAAGCTGTACGGCATCGTCGCCGACCGCGCCCATCTGGCGGCGCTGGACGTGCGTACCGAGGGCGTCTCCGTGGTGGTGTCCGACCTGGTCGGGGCCGTGCTCGCCGAGGCGTCGGTGCCGATCGGCGGCGACATGGGGACCGGGCCCGCGGTGGAGCAGGCGGTGACGCTGGTGGAGCGGGTCGCGAAGGAGGCGGGTGCGGACCGGCTCCATACGGTGGGGATAGGCGCCCCCGGCCTGATCGACCCGGCGACCGGCGAACTGCGGAACTCGACCGGCCTCCCCGAATGGCACCGCCGTCTGGTGGCAGCCCTCCAGGAACGGTTCCCCGAAGCCCGCGTCAACGTCGAGAACGAGACCAACCTCGCCGCCCTCGCCGAACAGCGCGACGGAGCGGCCCGCGACCGCGACACCTTCGTGCTGCTGTGGCTCGGCCACGGCACGGGCGCCGCCGTGGTCCTCGACGGGGCGCTGCGCCGAGGGGCCTCCGGCGGGACCGGCGAGATCGGCTTCCTGCCGGTGCCGGGGACGCCGGGACCGCCGTCGGCGGTGGACTGCGAGGGCGGGTTCCACTCGCTGGCGGGGTCGGCGGCGATCGTGGAGCTGGCGGGGGCGTACGGGTTGTCCGCCGAGGGAGGGTCCGTGCGTGAGCCGGTCGCCGCTGGGGTCGTCAGGGGGGCTGTGGGATGGGTTGTGGGCGGCCCCACCGTCTCCGGCGGTGACCCCGCCTCGGCCGACCGTTTCCTCGACACCCTCGCCGACCGCCTCGCCCTGGGGGTCGCCTCCGTCGTCGCCGTCCTCGACCCCGGCTGCGTGGTCCTCGGCGGGGAGGTGGGGCAGGCCGGCGGGGAGGTGCTCGCCGGGCGGGTCGAGGAGCGGGTCCGGCGGATGTCACCGTTGGCGACGGTGGTGCGGACCACCAGCCTGGGCGGGAGCGCCGTCCTGCGCGGAGCACTGCTCACCGCGCGGGACGCCGCGCAGGACGACTTGTTCACGCCGCCGGACCGGTGA